In one window of Zingiber officinale cultivar Zhangliang chromosome 11A, Zo_v1.1, whole genome shotgun sequence DNA:
- the LOC122031925 gene encoding uncharacterized protein LOC122031925, which produces MESYQAVPATFGSAAAAAAANGAGPKPIAGPVLESTNSFSDEFNPEDFIGFLEVFVHQARDIHNICIYHKQDVFAKLCLTNNPDVTVSTQTINGGGRNPVFNQNLRLNVKNINCSMKCEIWMLSKAKNYLEDQLLGFALVPLSDVLMANGKLVKEYSLSSTDLFHSPAGFVQLSISYVGASPEVMTIPSLPKSLIVDTTLPDAEPDNSIPCDYEKIEFPDLKADKENQLMVSEYYGIPCTDMETQSSDSFVTAENDNCAGEEAGMRIVESFSTANSHDSIGNLKRDTAASSFSTTESTVVLPASSDPLSSTASPRPNVKSLESMEAEVDSSRAASDDAFFKPIIKIDVPEQPVVQQDFVDMYMKSMQQFTESLAKLKLPMDIDNSSTASENGNSGPTQENGSSGSEKTMPTPKSNGSRVFYGSRAFF; this is translated from the coding sequence ATGGAGTCCTACCAAGCAGTTCCGGCAACCTTCGGCTCAGCTGCCGCCGCTGCCGCTGCCAACGGGGCCGGACCAAAGCCGATCGCCGGCCCTGTCCTTGAGAGCACCAATAGCTTCAGTGATGAATTTAACCCTGAGGATTTCATTGGTTTTCTTGAAGTCTTTGTCCACCAAGCTCGTGACATCCACAACATCTGCATCTACCACAAGCAAGATGTTTTCGCTAAGCTTTGCCTTACCAACAACCCTGATGTTACTGTCTCGACGCAGACAATCAACGGCGGAGGTAGGAACCCGGTCTTCAACCAGAACCTCCGACTCAACGTGAAGAACATCAACTGTTCGATGAAATGCGAGATATGGATGCTAAGCAAGGCCAAGAATTATCTTGAAGACCAGTTGCTTGGATTTGCGCTGGTCCCCCTTTCAGATGTCCTCATGGCCAACGGAAAGCTGGTGAAGGAGTACTCCCTATCTTCAACTGATCTTTTCCATTCGCCCGCCGGGTTTGTTCAGCTGTCAATCTCTTATGTCGGAGCTTCTCCCGAAGTGATGACAATTCCATCACTTCCAAAATCGCTGATCGTCGACACTACCTTACCTGATGCAGAACCTGATAACTCAATTCCCTGTGATTACGAGAAAATTGAGTTTCCTGACTTGAAAGCCGACAAGGAGAATCAGCTAATGGTTTCTGAATATTATGGGATTCCATGTACGGACATGGAAACTCAGAGTTCAGATAGCTTTGTTACTGCAGAGAATGATAATTGCGCCGGTGAGGAAGCAGGGATGCGCATAGTGGAGAGCTTCTCCACCGCCAATAGTCATGATTCCATTGGAAATCTTAAACGTGATACTGCAGCAAGCAGTTTCTCGACCACTGAATCGACTGTGGTGCTCCCAGCTTCCTCTGATCCATTGTCATCCACAGCATCGCCGAGGCCAAATGTCAAAAGTCTCGAATCTATGGAAGCTGAGGTCGATTCTTCTAGAGCAGCATCAGATGATGCATTCTTCAAGCCTATTATCAAGATAGACGTTCCAGAGCAACCAGTTGTTCAGCAGGACTTTGTTGATATGTACATGAAAAGTATGCAGCAGTTTACAGAGTCATTGGCCAAGCTGAAACTTCCTATGGACATTGATAATAGTAGCACAGCTTCCGAAAATGGTAACTCAGGTCCGACTCAAGAGAATGGTAGCTCAGGATCTGAGAAGACGATGCCGACTCCAAAGAGCAATGGTTCCAGAGTTTTTTATGGAAGCAGGGCATTCTTCTGA